From a single Phycisphaeraceae bacterium genomic region:
- a CDS encoding sugar phosphate isomerase/epimerase — protein sequence MTKLATVAAFGFPDFNPPTLLPLYRRMGCRTSQFYRNTRNPPAVADARRMAEDAGLPIDSIHGVFGPEYDPSCPDERIRRDAVETYIREGELTRQLGGSMVVVHPAPSAAQLSDITPAVRAARIAPFQKTLADLAREGDRLGVIYLFENIPPKFLFGNDPVQLAQLIRQMNHPCIRMCYDTGHAHMSCLDGPSNAVAVLDEVRDVVSYLHVHDNDGRADSHQVPGLGTLDWNALSLVLSKMPPATVSMLELFEPESSLKNHLNAGLPQKLRGWMALG from the coding sequence TTGACCAAGCTCGCAACAGTCGCGGCATTCGGTTTTCCGGACTTTAACCCGCCGACGCTGCTACCCCTTTATCGACGAATGGGCTGTCGCACCAGTCAGTTTTATCGAAACACCCGGAATCCTCCCGCCGTCGCCGACGCCCGCCGCATGGCGGAGGACGCCGGCCTGCCGATCGACTCGATTCATGGCGTATTCGGCCCCGAATACGATCCCTCGTGCCCCGATGAAAGAATCCGTCGCGACGCGGTGGAAACCTACATCCGTGAAGGGGAGCTGACACGCCAACTAGGCGGCTCCATGGTTGTCGTCCATCCCGCGCCATCTGCTGCCCAGTTGTCTGACATCACCCCCGCCGTTCGTGCTGCACGCATCGCCCCGTTTCAGAAAACACTCGCCGATCTGGCGCGCGAGGGGGATCGCCTTGGCGTCATTTATCTCTTTGAAAATATTCCCCCGAAATTCCTTTTCGGCAACGATCCCGTGCAACTCGCTCAACTCATCCGACAGATGAATCATCCGTGCATCCGCATGTGCTACGACACCGGCCACGCACACATGTCATGCTTGGATGGTCCATCCAATGCTGTCGCTGTGCTGGACGAAGTTAGAGATGTTGTGAGTTATCTCCACGTCCACGACAACGATGGGCGCGCGGATTCACATCAGGTTCCCGGTCTGGGTACGCTGGATTGGAACGCGCTCTCGCTGGTCTTGAGCAAGATGCCGCCTGCAACCGTATCAATGCTCGAATTATTCGAGCCTGAGTCCTCGCTCAAAAACCATCTCAACGCAGGGTTGCCACAAAAACTGCGCGGATGGATGGCGCTGGGCTGA
- a CDS encoding Gfo/Idh/MocA family oxidoreductase, with translation MAKKPSKSIIKVGVIGIGRGQSYAAGAGENVGMKLVALCDIWEERLNAAGKKYGVATYTDYDKFLEHDMDAVVLANYFHQHAPFAIKALKAGKHVMSETSANATLADGVALCRAVEKSGKIYMFAENYPFTCFNQELRRVYKTGEIGRVLYAEGEYNHPMDSRARLHIAPGQKHWRNYLPSTYYCTHALAPLMYITESTPTSVIGLSVAAPECNKDCARLADPTSVILTQNDDGSVFRIFGLLTPGHSNWYRVHGSKGAMEIERGVGYFGTGRIRVWHEDWDRVEGKIPAERCYAPDWPELGDLARRAGHGGGDFWVNYHFANAIRSGRPHFLDVYRGVTMSSVGILAWRSALAKGDRMELPDFRSESSRKKFANDHWSPWPDGTGDGKAPPSILGRPKLDSRRLALARKEWKAMGYKGADF, from the coding sequence GTGGCTAAGAAACCCTCCAAATCCATCATCAAGGTCGGAGTCATTGGTATCGGTCGCGGTCAGTCATACGCTGCCGGTGCCGGTGAAAACGTCGGCATGAAGCTCGTCGCCCTCTGTGATATCTGGGAGGAGCGACTCAATGCGGCGGGTAAGAAATACGGCGTCGCGACGTACACGGACTACGATAAGTTTCTCGAACACGACATGGATGCCGTCGTGCTGGCGAACTATTTTCACCAGCACGCACCTTTCGCCATTAAAGCACTCAAGGCAGGCAAGCACGTGATGAGCGAAACATCCGCCAACGCCACCCTCGCCGATGGCGTCGCGCTGTGTCGTGCCGTCGAAAAAAGCGGCAAGATCTACATGTTCGCAGAGAACTACCCGTTCACCTGTTTCAACCAGGAACTGCGGCGCGTCTATAAAACCGGAGAGATCGGCCGGGTACTTTACGCTGAAGGTGAATACAACCACCCCATGGACTCCAGGGCTCGCCTGCATATCGCACCGGGTCAGAAGCACTGGCGAAACTACCTGCCCTCGACTTACTACTGCACCCATGCCCTGGCACCGCTCATGTACATCACCGAATCAACTCCGACTTCGGTGATCGGCTTGTCGGTCGCGGCCCCCGAGTGCAACAAGGACTGCGCCCGATTGGCAGATCCGACCTCCGTGATTCTCACACAAAACGACGACGGCTCGGTCTTTCGTATCTTCGGTCTGCTTACACCGGGACACAGCAACTGGTATCGCGTTCACGGCAGCAAAGGTGCGATGGAAATCGAACGAGGAGTGGGATACTTCGGTACGGGCCGAATTCGCGTGTGGCATGAAGATTGGGACCGTGTGGAGGGCAAGATTCCTGCCGAACGCTGCTACGCCCCCGACTGGCCGGAACTTGGCGACCTGGCGCGACGGGCGGGCCACGGCGGCGGCGACTTCTGGGTTAACTATCACTTCGCCAACGCCATCCGATCCGGTCGGCCGCACTTCCTTGACGTGTACCGCGGCGTGACCATGTCCTCCGTCGGTATCCTCGCCTGGCGCAGCGCGCTGGCAAAGGGCGACCGTATGGAACTGCCCGACTTCCGCAGCGAATCAAGCCGTAAAAAATTCGCCAACGATCACTGGTCACCCTGGCCCGATGGCACCGGCGACGGCAAGGCGCCGCCGAGCATCCTCGGTCGCCCCAAGCTCGATTCCCGACGTCTCGCTCTGGCGCGCAAAGAGTGGAAGGCGATGGGGTACAAGGGTGCCGACTTCTAA
- a CDS encoding peptidylprolyl isomerase yields the protein MPIEKHKVVSLEYTLTGPKGKVIDSSNGRGPLTYLHGVGGLIPGLERELEGKNPGDTFNVTIAPEDAYGQRDPNMVQQVPRSNFPQKVIQVGQQFRAQTPNGQLRILTIVGFQDDKVTVDANHALAGLALTFDVKVVDVRDATEEEITHGHVHGPGGHHH from the coding sequence ATGCCAATCGAAAAACACAAAGTAGTCTCTCTCGAATACACCCTCACAGGGCCTAAGGGTAAGGTGATCGACAGCTCCAACGGCCGGGGACCGCTGACTTATCTTCACGGCGTCGGCGGACTTATCCCCGGACTCGAACGCGAATTGGAAGGCAAAAATCCCGGCGACACCTTCAACGTCACCATCGCTCCCGAAGACGCCTACGGCCAGCGCGATCCCAACATGGTGCAGCAAGTGCCGCGATCCAACTTTCCGCAGAAAGTCATTCAGGTCGGCCAGCAGTTCCGCGCACAGACGCCGAACGGACAACTGCGCATCCTCACGATCGTCGGGTTCCAGGACGACAAGGTGACGGTCGATGCCAACCATGCGCTGGCGGGCCTAGCTCTGACTTTTGATGTGAAAGTCGTCGATGTTCGAGATGCGACCGAGGAAGAAATCACGCACGGACACGTCCACGGCCCCGGCGGACATCATCATTGA
- a CDS encoding phytanoyl-CoA dioxygenase family protein translates to MTFKVTPAQIQQFQKDGYLMVPDLFDAEEMELLLKIGKADHELAKETRAMADAQGGHSKLALRNDLSDTIYSAIVRSRRLVDNMEALLGDEVYHFHHKMMVKEPRVGGAWEWHQDYGYWEKFNYCLYPDMASCYIAVDRAYKGNGCLQVLKGSHLIGRITHGAAGGQTGAELERVEAAMKRHELVYCEMLPGTALFFHANLLHRSDQNKSDDPRWSLICCYNTKHNDPIRPALPGAHPNYSYLEKWDDSRVKEVGRKQWAQMQATV, encoded by the coding sequence ATGACGTTCAAAGTGACACCGGCCCAGATCCAGCAATTCCAAAAAGACGGCTACCTCATGGTGCCTGACCTGTTCGACGCTGAGGAGATGGAACTGCTCCTGAAGATCGGCAAGGCAGACCATGAGTTGGCGAAAGAGACACGTGCGATGGCGGACGCACAGGGCGGACACAGCAAACTCGCGCTTCGGAATGACCTGTCGGACACGATCTATTCTGCGATCGTTCGCAGCCGCCGTCTCGTTGACAACATGGAAGCTCTGCTCGGTGACGAGGTTTATCACTTCCATCACAAGATGATGGTGAAGGAGCCGCGTGTCGGCGGGGCGTGGGAGTGGCATCAGGATTACGGCTACTGGGAGAAGTTCAATTACTGCCTCTATCCCGATATGGCGAGTTGCTACATCGCGGTGGATCGTGCGTACAAGGGCAATGGCTGCCTCCAGGTGCTCAAGGGCAGCCATCTGATCGGACGCATTACTCACGGTGCTGCGGGCGGACAGACCGGTGCTGAACTCGAGCGTGTAGAGGCTGCGATGAAGAGGCATGAGTTGGTCTATTGCGAAATGCTGCCGGGTACCGCTTTGTTTTTCCATGCCAACCTGTTGCACCGGAGCGATCAGAACAAGAGCGATGATCCCCGCTGGAGCCTGATCTGCTGCTACAACACCAAGCACAACGATCCGATCCGTCCCGCGCTGCCGGGGGCCCATCCGAACTACAGCTATCTGGAAAAGTGGGATGACTCGCGGGTGAAAGAGGTCGGCCGCAAGCAGTGGGCGCAGATGCAGGCGACCGTCTGA
- the groL gene encoding chaperonin GroEL (60 kDa chaperone family; promotes refolding of misfolded polypeptides especially under stressful conditions; forms two stacked rings of heptamers to form a barrel-shaped 14mer; ends can be capped by GroES; misfolded proteins enter the barrel where they are refolded when GroES binds), protein MAAKTIKFDADAREAIRRGVAKLARAVKVTLGPSGRVVILEKSFGSPTVTKDGVTVAKEIELDDALENIGAQMVREVASKASKDAGDGTTTATVYAEAIYSEGLKNITAGANPNQIKRGLDKAVETVVAELAKMSKKVSSNNEIAQVGTCAANNDASIGKIIAEAMDKVGKDGVITVEEGKSLETTVDLLEGMKFDKGYLSPHFVTDAAKMESVLEDAYVLIHEKKFSSAKDLIPLLGKVAESGRAILVIAEDIEGEALATLVVNKLRGVLKVAAVKAPGFGDRRKAMLEDIAVLTGGRALMEELAIDIEKLELSDLGRAKKIIVDKENTTIIEGVGKTDAIKGRIAAIKNEIDRTTSDYDREKLQERLAKLAGGVAQINVGAATESEMKEKKARVEDAMHACRAAVEEGILPGGGVAVLRARKALDKLINGESLHGDEKVGADIIRRALTAPIKQIAANAGHDGSVVAQNVEQSKDNTYGFNALTGEYGDMIKQGVIVPTKVERVALQNAASISGLLLTTDAVVSEIKEKKKGAGAPAGGGMDDMDY, encoded by the coding sequence ATGGCTGCTAAGACGATCAAGTTCGACGCCGACGCACGCGAGGCAATCCGCCGCGGCGTCGCCAAGCTCGCCCGCGCGGTGAAAGTCACCCTCGGCCCGTCCGGTCGGGTGGTCATCCTCGAAAAATCCTTCGGCTCACCCACCGTCACCAAGGACGGCGTAACTGTCGCCAAGGAAATCGAGCTTGATGACGCACTCGAAAACATCGGTGCCCAGATGGTCCGTGAAGTCGCATCCAAAGCGTCCAAGGACGCAGGCGACGGCACCACCACCGCCACCGTGTATGCCGAGGCCATCTACAGCGAGGGCCTCAAGAACATCACCGCCGGTGCAAATCCCAATCAAATCAAGCGTGGCCTCGACAAGGCGGTCGAAACGGTCGTCGCCGAACTCGCCAAGATGAGCAAGAAGGTTTCGTCCAACAACGAAATCGCCCAGGTGGGCACCTGTGCCGCCAACAACGACGCATCCATCGGCAAGATCATCGCCGAAGCGATGGATAAGGTTGGTAAAGATGGCGTCATCACCGTCGAAGAGGGCAAGAGCCTTGAGACTACGGTTGATCTGCTCGAAGGCATGAAGTTCGACAAGGGCTATCTCAGCCCGCACTTCGTCACCGACGCTGCCAAGATGGAGTCGGTTCTCGAAGACGCTTACGTGCTCATCCACGAGAAGAAATTCTCCAGCGCCAAGGATCTGATCCCGCTGCTGGGCAAGGTCGCTGAGTCCGGCCGCGCCATTCTCGTCATCGCTGAGGACATCGAAGGCGAAGCCCTGGCGACCCTCGTGGTCAACAAGCTTCGCGGTGTGCTCAAGGTCGCGGCGGTTAAGGCTCCCGGCTTCGGTGATCGCCGCAAGGCCATGCTCGAGGACATTGCCGTCCTCACCGGCGGTCGTGCGCTGATGGAAGAACTGGCGATCGACATCGAGAAGCTCGAGCTGTCCGATCTGGGCCGTGCCAAGAAGATCATCGTGGACAAAGAAAACACCACGATCATTGAAGGCGTGGGTAAGACCGATGCGATCAAAGGTCGCATCGCCGCCATCAAGAATGAGATCGACCGCACCACCAGCGATTACGACCGTGAGAAGCTCCAGGAGCGTCTCGCCAAACTCGCAGGCGGTGTCGCGCAGATCAACGTCGGCGCAGCCACCGAGTCGGAAATGAAAGAGAAAAAGGCTCGCGTCGAGGACGCCATGCACGCCTGTCGCGCTGCTGTCGAAGAGGGGATTCTGCCCGGCGGCGGCGTCGCGGTGCTCCGCGCTCGCAAGGCTCTCGACAAGCTCATCAACGGCGAATCGCTTCATGGTGACGAGAAGGTCGGCGCTGACATTATCCGCCGCGCTCTTACGGCTCCCATCAAGCAGATTGCCGCCAACGCCGGCCACGATGGTTCGGTCGTTGCCCAGAACGTCGAACAGAGCAAAGACAACACCTATGGGTTCAATGCTCTGACCGGTGAATACGGCGACATGATCAAGCAGGGTGTCATCGTTCCGACCAAGGTCGAGCGCGTCGCCTTGCAGAATGCTGCCAGCATCTCCGGCCTGCTCCTGACAACCGACGCTGTGGTGTCGGAAATCAAGGAGAAGAAGAAAGGTGCCGGTGCTCCGGCCGGCGGCGGAATGGACGACATGGACTATTAA
- a CDS encoding clan AA aspartic protease yields the protein MLRRLPAWIAFFAAPLTSAGLLSAAVVDMGPGDSLAIDQPRATVQLAHPPTTPTDYFPAIDYGFTMILDTGASGYLLAAGAHNDILGGTTLVYPIAGQYLEQGVGGYQPVDVTEGMDANISAFLGASGLFDGGAVPGNVSALIRPNIQAVAAPALDLGSFDGIAGMPAMNDTGVVVALSSMTGSGTVDTGLGSEPLDSFDYIHVGFTDNVAAQLASHAGATIDTFNFTKFHVDPTTGQVGNGPLPTTEDLPVLGGVGAGVGANFTQGNFLFDTGAQLTMISRDMAISLGIDPDDPNHETMTVGGVGGEADVPLVTVDKLTLDTAAGDRLEFHNIAVGIIDIPGLPVDGILGFNLFTTGYFPMILEALGTDVPGVNPGDKGAFLEMVLDFIDETNDGNDDPWQLHLVRNPNYVPVEVAIDDLNDFDSLGLVAMPLSQDMQDLMAVLGFTGSTMGELDTFLADLLGPDYDGLGIDLGFEMGTGLENQALFAWPGFALTQIPEPTTGVLLAAAAGVMAFSRRRHSR from the coding sequence ATGCTTCGACGACTCCCCGCATGGATCGCCTTTTTCGCCGCACCCCTGACCTCAGCGGGACTCCTCTCCGCTGCGGTCGTTGACATGGGGCCGGGTGACAGTCTCGCCATTGACCAGCCCCGTGCCACGGTTCAACTGGCGCATCCACCCACGACGCCGACCGACTACTTCCCCGCCATCGACTATGGCTTCACCATGATTCTCGACACCGGCGCCAGCGGCTACCTGCTCGCGGCCGGCGCGCACAACGACATTCTCGGCGGCACGACACTCGTTTATCCGATCGCTGGTCAATATCTCGAACAAGGCGTCGGCGGATACCAGCCGGTCGATGTGACCGAGGGAATGGATGCCAACATTTCAGCCTTCCTCGGTGCGTCAGGACTTTTTGATGGCGGGGCTGTACCCGGAAACGTCTCCGCGCTGATCCGACCTAATATCCAGGCCGTCGCTGCACCCGCACTCGATTTGGGTTCGTTCGACGGCATCGCCGGCATGCCCGCGATGAACGACACAGGAGTCGTCGTGGCGCTCTCATCCATGACCGGCAGTGGAACCGTGGACACCGGCCTCGGCTCTGAACCGCTCGACAGCTTCGACTACATCCACGTCGGCTTCACCGATAACGTCGCCGCTCAACTCGCCAGTCATGCGGGGGCGACCATCGACACCTTCAACTTCACCAAATTCCATGTCGATCCGACTACCGGACAGGTCGGTAACGGCCCGCTGCCCACCACCGAAGACCTGCCCGTGCTTGGCGGCGTCGGCGCGGGTGTGGGGGCCAACTTCACGCAAGGCAACTTCCTCTTCGACACCGGCGCGCAGCTCACCATGATCTCTCGTGACATGGCAATTTCGCTGGGTATCGATCCTGATGACCCGAATCACGAAACGATGACCGTCGGCGGCGTAGGCGGTGAAGCCGATGTGCCTCTGGTCACCGTCGATAAACTCACCCTCGACACCGCTGCCGGTGACCGGCTTGAGTTTCACAACATCGCCGTCGGCATCATCGACATCCCCGGCCTGCCCGTGGATGGGATTCTTGGCTTCAATCTCTTCACGACCGGCTATTTCCCCATGATCCTCGAAGCGCTCGGCACCGACGTGCCCGGCGTGAACCCCGGCGATAAAGGCGCGTTCCTCGAAATGGTTCTCGACTTCATTGATGAAACCAACGACGGCAACGACGACCCGTGGCAGCTACACCTCGTGCGCAATCCCAACTATGTACCCGTCGAGGTCGCGATCGACGATCTGAACGATTTCGACTCACTGGGTCTGGTGGCGATGCCGCTCTCACAGGACATGCAGGATCTCATGGCGGTGCTCGGATTCACCGGAAGCACCATGGGTGAACTGGACACTTTCCTGGCCGACCTGCTTGGCCCGGACTACGACGGACTGGGCATCGATCTGGGATTTGAAATGGGAACCGGACTGGAAAATCAGGCACTCTTTGCCTGGCCGGGATTCGCTCTTACCCAGATCCCTGAGCCGACCACGGGCGTGTTGCTGGCGGCGGCAGCGGGTGTCATGGCATTCTCACGCCGTCGTCACTCACGCTGA
- a CDS encoding co-chaperone GroES, producing MKVRPLGEKILVKRAEAQTKTKSGLFLPETAKEKPQEATVVAVGDGKLLENGKRAPFQVKKGDRVIIGKWGGTELKVEGEEMLVLSEDEVLGIID from the coding sequence ATGAAAGTTCGCCCCCTCGGAGAGAAGATCCTTGTAAAGCGCGCCGAAGCGCAGACCAAGACCAAGTCCGGCCTGTTCCTCCCGGAAACCGCCAAAGAAAAACCACAGGAAGCGACCGTCGTCGCTGTCGGTGACGGCAAGCTGCTTGAGAACGGCAAGCGCGCCCCCTTTCAGGTCAAAAAGGGCGACCGCGTCATCATCGGCAAGTGGGGCGGCACGGAGCTGAAGGTCGAGGGCGAAGAGATGCTCGTCCTCTCCGAAGATGAAGTGCTCGGCATCATCGACTGA
- a CDS encoding alginate export family protein — MFDRWLFALIVLLTCSSAVLAQSELERFERTLEQVQRDTRFRVSPDIPAEQRALIDYGGYATFSFLATDDNLQNTHILRQYDLNGYARVNFDNVHDFFVRVRTTYRDFNSGDAFDSNGDDWVEPTLDRATYHFDLRRAMQAYNGENIKGNFTLDGGRQLVHWANGLVLSDTLDGALLNFSYDTITLTALASVTRDSNTDIDPSRPGFDDDTHRGFYGGMLSWQVTPKHRPFIYGLVQDDNNDDEVLVTGAVSTRFRYDSFYIGFGSNGALTDQLLYGVEMAYQGGETLSNSFDSTFSQVTQTTDPISAFGADFRLDYLFTDQNHSRLSGELIIATGDTDRLVTDSTFGGNQPGSTDHAFNSFGLLNTGLAFAPPVSNIIITRVGASTFPLPQAKLFRRMQVGIDFLVFNKFNSSAPIDEATEDDSYLGFEPDLFVNWEITSDLSLALRYGAFFPGDAITTDHDVRHFFYTGVTFSF; from the coding sequence ATGTTTGACCGCTGGTTGTTTGCTTTGATCGTGTTATTGACTTGCTCCTCAGCGGTGTTGGCGCAGAGCGAGCTGGAACGCTTCGAGCGAACCCTGGAACAGGTTCAGCGCGATACCCGTTTCCGCGTTTCGCCGGATATCCCCGCGGAGCAACGGGCACTGATTGATTACGGCGGCTATGCGACCTTCAGCTTTCTGGCGACCGATGACAATCTCCAGAACACCCACATTCTCCGCCAGTACGATCTCAACGGATACGCACGGGTGAACTTCGATAACGTGCATGATTTTTTCGTTCGCGTCCGAACCACCTACCGCGATTTCAACTCCGGTGACGCTTTCGACAGTAACGGCGACGATTGGGTGGAACCCACGCTCGATCGCGCGACCTACCACTTCGATCTCCGCCGGGCGATGCAGGCTTACAACGGCGAAAATATCAAAGGGAATTTCACCCTCGACGGCGGCAGGCAGCTCGTCCACTGGGCCAATGGTCTGGTACTCAGCGATACGCTCGATGGCGCACTGCTCAACTTCAGCTATGACACGATCACCCTGACCGCGCTGGCGTCTGTCACACGTGACAGCAACACCGATATCGACCCGTCACGGCCGGGATTTGATGACGACACCCATCGCGGCTTTTACGGCGGAATGCTCTCCTGGCAGGTCACTCCCAAGCATCGCCCATTCATTTACGGCCTGGTGCAGGATGACAACAACGATGATGAGGTGCTCGTCACCGGCGCGGTTTCCACTCGCTTTCGCTACGACAGTTTCTACATCGGTTTTGGTTCCAACGGAGCCTTGACCGATCAGCTCCTCTACGGCGTGGAAATGGCTTATCAGGGCGGCGAGACTCTTTCCAACAGCTTCGACAGCACCTTCAGCCAGGTCACGCAAACCACTGATCCGATCTCAGCCTTCGGCGCGGATTTCCGACTCGACTACCTTTTCACCGATCAAAACCACTCGCGCCTCAGCGGTGAGCTGATCATCGCCACCGGCGACACAGACCGGCTGGTTACCGACTCAACATTCGGCGGAAATCAGCCCGGCTCAACCGATCACGCATTCAATTCCTTCGGCCTGCTCAATACCGGTCTGGCGTTTGCGCCGCCCGTGTCGAACATCATCATCACCCGTGTCGGTGCTTCCACTTTCCCGCTGCCGCAGGCGAAACTTTTCCGTCGCATGCAGGTTGGCATCGATTTTCTCGTCTTCAACAAGTTCAACTCCAGTGCGCCGATTGACGAAGCCACCGAGGACGACAGCTATCTCGGCTTTGAGCCGGACCTCTTCGTGAACTGGGAGATCACCAGCGATCTGTCGCTGGCACTCCGGTACGGTGCATTTTTCCCCGGTGACGCCATCACGACCGATCACGATGTGCGTCACTTTTTCTACACGGGTGTGACGTTCTCGTTCTGA